One window from the genome of Cyclobacterium amurskyense encodes:
- the ung gene encoding uracil-DNA glycosylase, with the protein MNVKIENSWKQLLGNEFNKPYFAALASFVKAEYETKTIYPKANSIFKAFELCPVDKVKVVILGQDPYHGENQAHGLSFSVKEGVPIPPSLKNIFKELKSDLDLPFPSDGNLERWAKQGVLLLNATLTVEAHKAGSHQKKGWETFTSAVIEKLASKKSNLVFLLWGAYAQKKATVIHSDKHLKLQSPHPSPLSAHRGFLGCQHFSQANAYLEAHGKPAIKW; encoded by the coding sequence ATGAATGTCAAAATAGAAAATAGTTGGAAACAATTGCTAGGGAATGAATTTAACAAGCCTTACTTTGCTGCATTGGCAAGCTTTGTAAAAGCTGAATATGAAACAAAAACAATCTACCCAAAAGCCAATTCAATATTTAAAGCTTTTGAATTGTGTCCTGTAGACAAAGTAAAGGTTGTGATTTTAGGCCAAGACCCCTATCATGGAGAAAATCAAGCACATGGACTGTCTTTTTCTGTAAAGGAAGGCGTACCCATTCCTCCTTCACTTAAGAATATTTTTAAAGAATTAAAAAGCGACCTTGACTTACCTTTCCCATCTGACGGAAACTTAGAAAGATGGGCCAAGCAAGGTGTTCTCTTACTAAACGCTACCCTTACAGTAGAAGCACACAAAGCCGGAAGTCACCAGAAAAAAGGTTGGGAGACATTTACCAGCGCAGTCATAGAGAAACTTGCTTCCAAAAAGTCTAACTTGGTTTTTCTTCTTTGGGGGGCTTATGCACAGAAAAAGGCTACTGTAATTCATTCGGACAAGCACTTAAAGCTACAATCACCACATCCAAGTCCCCTTTCGGCTCATCGAGGCTTTTTAGGATGCCAACATTTTAGCCAAGCCAATGCTTATTTAGAAGCCCATGGCAAGCCAGCAATAAAATGGTGA